In Fluviicola taffensis DSM 16823, the following are encoded in one genomic region:
- a CDS encoding PD40 domain-containing protein — protein sequence MKILFGTLLLLLVSTKSFALTANPKDSITGIIDKSAALIKIDQGKQLVTDNKIREALLVFREAAIKDPNTWKASYWISFCHYRLKNFGYAKQYGVDAITKGPDDVDAEIYDILGVACQNLNELDSAATYFQLALKHLSKARAKDLNIEHKIASVEFAKQNATQKNLRLSLLGDVNSGYNDYSPVLTSNGKRIYFTSRRANTTGGLMNPDDQEYFEDVYTGVWNEKMQKFDSISNNVERINGPGFESMSWMSKDGLHAFVTLNNTATSAKKMTGSSDICEVEFTKKGKWNVPKVISNKSINSSFFEGSAALTADGNTMYFVSDRKGDKRSTDIYVVQRTGKKWGDAKILSDSINSDFRETTPFISADGRFLFFSSEGHVGMGGLDVFVSENTGTGWTKAKNLGGSVNSVNDDTHFVIYKELGKAYLSGLTINEKKSSIDIFEIDLSKLILPVKL from the coding sequence ATGAAAATCCTATTCGGAACTCTATTACTACTGCTAGTTTCAACGAAATCTTTCGCTTTAACTGCTAATCCAAAAGATAGTATCACTGGAATTATCGATAAATCAGCAGCATTAATCAAAATTGATCAAGGAAAACAATTAGTCACAGACAATAAAATTCGTGAAGCATTATTGGTTTTTCGTGAAGCTGCAATTAAGGATCCTAACACTTGGAAAGCATCTTATTGGATTTCATTCTGTCATTACCGCTTGAAAAACTTCGGGTATGCAAAACAATATGGAGTTGACGCTATAACAAAAGGACCAGATGACGTGGATGCTGAAATATATGACATTTTGGGTGTCGCTTGTCAAAATTTAAATGAATTGGACTCAGCGGCAACGTATTTTCAACTCGCTTTAAAACACCTTTCAAAAGCAAGAGCGAAAGATTTAAATATTGAGCATAAGATTGCTTCGGTAGAATTTGCAAAACAAAATGCCACTCAGAAAAATTTAAGATTATCCTTATTGGGAGATGTGAATTCTGGTTACAACGATTATTCTCCTGTATTGACTAGTAACGGAAAACGCATTTATTTTACATCTCGTAGAGCCAATACAACTGGCGGATTGATGAATCCAGATGATCAGGAATATTTCGAAGATGTTTACACAGGTGTTTGGAATGAAAAGATGCAAAAGTTTGATAGTATCTCGAACAATGTGGAACGAATCAACGGACCTGGCTTTGAATCCATGTCTTGGATGTCAAAAGATGGACTTCATGCTTTTGTTACTTTAAACAATACTGCAACGAGTGCTAAAAAAATGACTGGAAGTTCTGATATCTGCGAAGTGGAATTCACCAAAAAAGGAAAGTGGAATGTTCCAAAAGTTATTTCAAACAAATCAATAAATTCCAGTTTCTTTGAAGGCTCAGCAGCATTAACTGCAGATGGAAATACGATGTATTTTGTTTCCGACAGAAAAGGAGATAAACGATCTACAGATATTTATGTCGTACAGAGAACTGGTAAAAAATGGGGTGACGCAAAAATATTAAGCGATAGTATTAATAGCGATTTCCGTGAAACTACGCCATTTATTTCTGCAGATGGAAGATTCTTGTTCTTCAGCTCTGAAGGCCATGTTGGAATGGGTGGATTGGATGTTTTTGTTTCTGAAAACACAGGAACAGGTTGGACAAAAGCTAAAAACCTTGGTGGTTCTGTAAATTCAGTAAATGATGATACTCATTTTGTGATTTACAAAGAATTAGGGAAAGCTTATTTAAGCGGACTAACTATCAACGAAAAGAAAAGTAGTATTGATATTTTTGAAATTGATTTAAGTAAATTGATTTTACCAGTTAAACTATAA
- a CDS encoding EI24 domain-containing protein, whose product MRFFKNLLIGYRAYIKAFRLILDYKLYLYIIFPAILMLGIYQIGFMIHIHEPKANATNMNGIIWFLIKLMTEILIATTLMRFAKYLVVILLAPLFSKISQKVEFILTGNRYRFNFKQLVQDIQRGLKIGIRNIMWEVFFFTIIFLVGILGWGDFNQSPIRHILFFISFYYYGFSFMDYIHERLQMNVQESTQLARENRGIALSIGSVYSILIWNFIDLNTLFDWSTFSTDPGHFILTFLTNLGLWLCASFAPIWAIVAATIAMNDLLDLKTTPKDQFSENVLR is encoded by the coding sequence ATGCGATTTTTTAAAAACTTGCTGATTGGATATCGAGCTTACATCAAGGCCTTTCGTTTAATTCTTGATTACAAGCTTTATCTGTATATTATATTCCCAGCAATCTTGATGCTTGGAATTTATCAGATTGGGTTTATGATTCATATTCACGAACCAAAAGCGAACGCCACCAATATGAATGGGATTATTTGGTTCTTGATTAAATTAATGACAGAAATTCTCATTGCCACAACTTTGATGCGCTTTGCAAAATACTTGGTGGTGATTCTACTTGCGCCTCTCTTTTCTAAAATATCTCAAAAAGTAGAGTTTATTTTAACTGGAAACAGGTATCGATTCAATTTCAAACAGTTGGTTCAAGATATTCAACGAGGACTCAAAATTGGCATCCGAAATATCATGTGGGAAGTCTTTTTCTTCACGATCATTTTCCTTGTTGGAATACTTGGATGGGGAGATTTCAACCAAAGTCCTATTCGCCATATTTTATTTTTTATCAGTTTCTATTATTACGGCTTTTCCTTCATGGACTACATTCACGAAAGGTTGCAGATGAATGTTCAAGAAAGCACGCAATTAGCACGTGAAAACAGAGGGATTGCTCTTTCTATCGGATCTGTATATTCCATTTTAATTTGGAATTTCATTGATCTAAATACCCTTTTTGATTGGTCCACTTTTAGCACCGATCCTGGACATTTTATCCTCACCTTTTTAACCAATCTAGGACTTTGGCTTTGCGCTTCTTTTGCTCCAATTTGGGCAATCGTTGCAGCAACCATTGCTATGAATGATTTATTAGATTTGAAAACCACGCCCAAAGATCAATTTTCTGAGAATGTTTTGAGATGA
- the purB gene encoding adenylosuccinate lyase codes for MSLTSLTAISPVDGRYRSKVNELAPYFSEFGLIKYRVHVEVEYFIALVEAEIGPLKEVSTSVFPRLREIVSAFSENDALEIKNIEKTTNHDVKAVEYFLKDKMQNLGLENYLEFIHFGLTSQDINNTSIPLSLKEAVGEVYIPALNELIQVLRGYTNDWSSIALLARTHGQPASPTVLGKEIGVFVYRLETQLEILKTIPFAAKFGGATGNFNAHQVAFPETDWVAFSNKFVNDQLGLTRSQLTTQIENYDQLANLFDCLKRINTIILDLDRDMWTYISMDYFKQKLKEGEVGSSAMPHKVNPIDFENSEGNIGIANALYEHLSAKLPVSRLQRDLTDSTVLRAIGMPLAHSLIAFKASIAGLKKLLLNEQAIQEDLENNWAVVAEAIQTILRSIGFPKPYEALKGLTRKNEKVTQATVHEFIDTLAVDETMKNRLKEITPSNYTGVKLV; via the coding sequence ATGTCTCTCACATCGCTAACAGCAATTAGTCCAGTTGATGGGCGCTACCGTTCAAAAGTGAACGAATTGGCACCTTATTTTTCCGAATTCGGATTGATTAAGTACCGGGTGCATGTGGAAGTTGAATACTTCATTGCTTTGGTTGAAGCAGAAATTGGTCCTTTGAAAGAAGTATCAACTTCCGTTTTTCCGAGGCTGCGTGAAATTGTAAGCGCTTTTTCCGAGAATGATGCTTTAGAGATTAAAAACATTGAGAAAACAACCAATCACGATGTGAAAGCGGTTGAATATTTCTTGAAAGATAAAATGCAAAATCTGGGATTGGAAAACTACTTGGAGTTTATTCATTTTGGTTTGACGTCTCAAGATATTAATAACACATCAATTCCTTTAAGTCTAAAAGAAGCTGTTGGTGAGGTTTATATTCCTGCATTGAATGAGTTAATTCAAGTGTTGAGAGGATATACAAACGATTGGTCTTCGATTGCGCTTTTAGCTAGAACACATGGTCAGCCAGCTTCTCCAACTGTTTTAGGAAAAGAAATTGGAGTTTTTGTTTACCGATTGGAAACGCAATTGGAAATTCTTAAAACCATTCCATTTGCAGCCAAATTTGGTGGTGCTACAGGTAATTTCAATGCTCATCAAGTGGCGTTTCCAGAAACTGATTGGGTGGCATTTTCAAATAAATTTGTCAATGATCAATTGGGTTTAACAAGAAGTCAGTTGACCACTCAAATTGAAAATTATGACCAATTGGCAAATTTGTTTGATTGTTTGAAACGAATCAATACGATTATTTTGGATTTAGACCGTGATATGTGGACTTACATTTCAATGGATTATTTCAAGCAAAAATTGAAAGAAGGTGAAGTTGGTTCTTCAGCGATGCCACATAAAGTAAATCCAATTGATTTTGAAAATTCAGAAGGAAATATTGGAATTGCAAATGCTTTGTATGAGCATCTTTCAGCTAAATTACCTGTGTCAAGATTGCAACGTGACTTAACGGATTCAACTGTTTTAAGAGCCATTGGAATGCCATTAGCACATTCATTGATTGCTTTCAAGGCTTCAATCGCTGGATTGAAAAAGTTGTTGTTGAATGAACAAGCGATTCAAGAAGATTTGGAGAACAATTGGGCCGTTGTTGCAGAAGCAATTCAAACGATTTTGAGAAGTATTGGTTTTCCAAAACCTTACGAGGCTTTGAAGGGATTAACTCGTAAGAATGAGAAAGTTACTCAGGCCACCGTTCACGAATTTATTGATACTCTAGCTGTCGATGAAACGATGAAAAACAGATTGAAAGAGATAACCCCATCGAATTATACAGGAGTTAAACTGGTGTAA
- the lnt gene encoding apolipoprotein N-acyltransferase, giving the protein MIEKIIQKRLNRWLLSILSGILLTISFPETGGITFLAFVSWIPLLLVESHFHTQKKAFSLFLHAYLTFFIYNLGTTWWVYNASPGGAYMAFFANSLLMALAFLLYHLLKRKLGTKWNGPILICVWLSFEFSHFHWELSWPWLTLGNVFASKTTWIQWYSITGVLGGSLWILILNLLLYKILIQPKNWYKSTYFILGVIVLSIPLIFSTILYFSKSTEGKPYNVAILQPNVDPYDEKFVLSNDEQLKILLEQADKSISKETQLVIAPETALYPIGYIYEDGLRKETFFHIINEHRARWANAGFLIGASTFQLFDTKNSAASHFEPQFNSYLEKYNSSILFDNTPEPKIIHKSKLVLGVEKIPFVGIFPFLEDLAVEMEGGSGSMGIEKEPKIFEKNRVKFSSAVCYESIYGGFIAKQAKKGSEFIAIITNDGWWGDTPGYKQHFQFARLRAIENNKYVVRSANTGKSGVINNRGDILKETAWWKKTQFNYTIQLNSKKTLYQILGDFIGYFALAGLGMFAFLRFLRIFKRRTEI; this is encoded by the coding sequence ATGATAGAAAAAATCATTCAAAAAAGACTAAATCGTTGGTTGCTAAGTATATTATCTGGTATTCTTTTAACGATTTCTTTTCCCGAAACAGGTGGGATTACCTTTTTAGCATTCGTTTCTTGGATCCCACTTCTTTTAGTTGAATCCCATTTTCACACTCAAAAAAAGGCTTTTAGCTTGTTTCTACATGCTTATTTAACCTTCTTCATTTACAATTTGGGGACTACTTGGTGGGTTTACAATGCAAGTCCAGGTGGTGCGTATATGGCATTTTTTGCGAATAGTTTATTAATGGCACTGGCTTTTTTGTTATACCATTTACTGAAACGAAAATTAGGCACAAAATGGAATGGACCAATCCTTATATGTGTTTGGCTATCCTTTGAATTTTCTCATTTTCACTGGGAATTATCATGGCCATGGCTAACCTTAGGAAATGTTTTTGCTTCTAAAACCACTTGGATTCAATGGTACTCAATTACTGGAGTTTTGGGAGGATCGTTGTGGATTTTGATCCTTAATTTATTGCTCTATAAAATCCTCATCCAACCAAAAAACTGGTATAAAAGCACTTATTTTATTCTTGGGGTTATAGTTCTCTCCATTCCACTTATTTTTTCAACTATCCTTTATTTCTCGAAAAGCACGGAAGGAAAACCTTATAATGTGGCAATTCTTCAACCCAATGTTGATCCTTATGATGAAAAATTTGTACTAAGCAATGATGAACAATTGAAGATTCTATTAGAGCAAGCCGATAAATCCATTTCAAAAGAGACACAACTCGTAATCGCTCCTGAAACAGCACTTTATCCAATCGGATATATTTATGAAGACGGATTGCGAAAAGAAACATTTTTCCATATAATCAATGAACATCGTGCACGTTGGGCAAATGCCGGCTTCTTAATTGGTGCATCTACATTTCAATTATTCGATACTAAAAATTCAGCTGCCAGTCATTTTGAACCTCAATTCAATTCGTATTTGGAAAAATACAATTCTTCCATCCTTTTTGATAATACCCCAGAACCGAAAATCATTCACAAATCAAAACTGGTATTGGGTGTCGAGAAAATCCCTTTTGTTGGGATATTCCCCTTTTTAGAAGACCTAGCAGTAGAAATGGAAGGCGGATCAGGAAGTATGGGAATTGAAAAAGAGCCTAAAATTTTCGAGAAAAATCGCGTAAAATTCTCTTCAGCAGTTTGTTATGAATCAATCTATGGTGGTTTCATTGCAAAACAAGCTAAAAAAGGGTCGGAATTTATCGCTATTATTACCAATGATGGCTGGTGGGGCGACACTCCTGGCTACAAGCAACATTTTCAATTTGCGCGCTTGAGAGCTATCGAGAATAATAAATACGTTGTTCGATCTGCAAACACTGGAAAATCCGGAGTAATCAACAACCGTGGGGATATTTTGAAAGAAACCGCATGGTGGAAAAAAACACAGTTCAATTATACCATTCAGCTGAATTCAAAGAAAACACTCTATCAGATTCTTGGAGATTTTATCGGTTATTTTGCACTAGCTGGATTGGGCATGTTTGCATTCTTAAGATTTTTACGAATCTTTAAAAGAAGGACGGAAATTTGA